CGCCGATCACGATGGCCAGATGATAGGGCGGGCAGGCTGATGTTCCGAGTGTTTTTATTTTAGCTTCAACGAACTCCAGAAGTTTTTTCGGATTTAGGATCGCCCGGGTTTCCTGATACAGGAAGCTCTTGTTGGCCGAGCCGCCGCCTTTGGCGACGAACATCAGGTCGAACGCCTCGGCATGGGCTTCGTCGGGGGCGGCGAGGATGTCGCACTGGATCGGCAGGTTGGTACCGGTGTTGACCTCGTCGTACATGGTGAGCGGCGCCATCTGGGAATAACGCAGGCTGGTTTCGGTGAAGGTGCGGTAGACGCCGTGGGAGAAGGCCGCTTCCTCGTCGCCATCCACCCAGATGCGCTGGCCTTTTTTGCCGAACACGATGGCGGTGCCGGTGTCCTGGCACATCGGCAGGATGCCACCGGCGGCGATATTCGCGTTCTTGAGGAATTCCATCGCGACGTAACGGTCGTTCTGCGAGGCTTCGGGATCGTCGAGAATGGCGCGAAGCTGGCGCAGATGGGCCGGACGCAGCAAATGCGAAACCTCGTGGAACGCGGCGAAGGTGAGGGCGGAGAGCGTTTCCGGGGTGATCCGCACGATGGTTTTGCCGGCAGCCTCGATCGTGGTGATGCCGCCGAGGTCGAGCCGGCGCCAGACGATATCGTCATGGCCGAGTGGAAACATCGTCGTGAAGCTGAATTCGGCGGTTTTTTTGACTATCGCATTCATGTGCGGTCTCCGATCGATCCTTCGCGGGTCATTCCTTGTTGGGCGGGCGGCGGCGGAACGCATCGAGGCTGACCACCTCGGCGGGACCGGCATCGACCGGCGGGGGCGCTGGCTCCGGCGCGGCCTCGGGTTCCGGTTCTGCGATCGGTTCATCGGTTGCGAGATTGAATTGCAGGCCGAACCGGACCTCGGGGTCGGCGAAACCGGTGAGGGCGGCAAGCGGGATGTCGAGCGTGGCGGGGACGCCGCCGAAGGAGAGTTTTACCGAGAATCGCTGGGCCGCCATATCGACACGGAGGTCGCGATACTGGTGTTGCAGGACGATCGTCAAGTCCTCGGGGTATTGGGCGCGGAGCCGGTCCGGCATGGTCACGCCGGGATGGCGGGTGTCGAAGGTGACATAGAAATGGTGGCCGCCGGGCAGGCCTTCGCGTTCGGCGTGCTGCAGGGCGCGCAGGGCGACGAGGCGCAGGGCCTCTTCGGTCCAGACGTCGTAGGGCAACAGGCTTTCGGG
This sequence is a window from Acidiphilium acidophilum. Protein-coding genes within it:
- a CDS encoding SspB family protein; translated protein: MAEDDTPIPESLLPYDVWTEEALRLVALRALQHAEREGLPGGHHFYVTFDTRHPGVTMPDRLRAQYPEDLTIVLQHQYRDLRVDMAAQRFSVKLSFGGVPATLDIPLAALTGFADPEVRFGLQFNLATDEPIAEPEPEAAPEPAPPPVDAGPAEVVSLDAFRRRPPNKE